A single Oncorhynchus kisutch isolate 150728-3 linkage group LG19, Okis_V2, whole genome shotgun sequence DNA region contains:
- the LOC109864644 gene encoding myozenin-2-like: MMQSVYDDLSKQRIQQAKALCTEARGGGMNLGKKISVPKDVMMEELNLPSNRGSRMFQERLRRVERFTLENQVHDHYSNGLPEPLPPQTIQGPQRGKENQAYLMPGNHSLITTLQKTEAMNGSPNVIAPGYVGPLKEIPREKFNLTTRSYCSPWREALGDSDDLRSSLSTQFPQRATLQPANYRCFNRAAMPFGGAQQKSMRVIPVMGFELLDSQRLPGTILDRMCKRPNFNRVPRGWGHDYSPESTDL; this comes from the exons ATGATGCAATCAGTGTATGATGACCTGTCCAAGCAGAGGATACAGCAAGCCAAGGCTCTGTGTACAGAGGCCAGGGGAG GAGGTATGAACTTGGGGAAGAAGATCAGTGTTCCCAAGGATGTGATGATGGAGGAATTGAACCTTCCGTCCAACCGCGGCTCCCGCATGTTCCAGGAGAGACTGAGACGGGTGGAGAGATTCACACTGGAGAACCAAGTCCATGACCATTACAGCaat GGCCTTCCAGAGCCCTTGCCCCCCCAGACCATACAGGGGCCCCAGAGGGGGAAAGAGAACCAGGCATATCTGATGCCTGGCAACCACAGTCTGATCACCACTCTACAGAAGACTGAGGCCATGAACGGCAGCCCCAACGTCATTGCCCCAG GCTACGTGGGCCCCCTGAAGGAGATCCCTCGTGAGAAGTTTAACCTGACAACCAGGTCCTACTGTTCCCCCTGGAGGGAAGCCCTGGGTGACAGTGACGACCTCAGGTCCTCCCTCAGCACCCAGTTCCCACAGAGGGCCACACTACAGCCAGCCAACTACAGGTGTTTCAACAG AGCGGCCATGCCATTCGGAGGCGCACAGCAGAAGAGTATGAGGGTCATCCCAGTGATGGGGTTCGAGCTGTTGGACTCCCAGCGCCTCCCTGGTACGATCCTGGACCGCATGTGTAAACGGCCCAACTTCAACAGAGTACCACGGGGATGGGGTCACGACTACTCCCCTGAATCCACCGACCTGTGA